In Anaerolineales bacterium, one DNA window encodes the following:
- the prfA gene encoding peptide chain release factor 1 produces MLDKLKAIEEKYEQLGNEFLEVGNNYQRAAEINKERVDLEPIVNKAREYRQAMKSIEEARAMIVSESDAELIALAKADVDDLTPKIEVLEKQIKSLLIPKDPRDDRNVIVEIRAGAGGDEAAIFAADLFRMYTRYAEEKKWKPGILSESVIGVGGYKEVIFEVKGNGAYSKLKYESGVHRVQRVPATEAQGRIHTSTATVAVMAEVDEVEVDIPESDIEFEVFRSSGAGGQNVQKNSTAVRLTHKPSGIVITCQDERSQLQNKLRALSILRARLYEMEEAKRHAEEEANRRSQVGSGDRSEKIRTYNYPQNRVTDHRVGYSSYNLPAVMDGDIDQFIDELSTRDEAGKLAASGVDDDE; encoded by the coding sequence ATGCTCGACAAATTAAAGGCAATTGAAGAAAAATACGAACAGCTTGGCAACGAGTTCCTGGAAGTGGGGAATAACTATCAGCGCGCCGCCGAGATCAACAAGGAGCGTGTGGACCTGGAGCCCATTGTCAACAAGGCGCGGGAATACCGTCAGGCAATGAAAAGCATCGAGGAGGCCAGGGCGATGATCGTGTCCGAGAGTGATGCGGAATTGATCGCCCTGGCCAAGGCGGATGTGGATGACCTGACCCCGAAGATCGAAGTCCTCGAAAAGCAGATCAAGAGTCTGCTCATCCCCAAGGATCCGCGTGACGACAGGAATGTCATCGTGGAAATCCGCGCAGGCGCCGGCGGTGATGAAGCCGCCATCTTCGCCGCGGATCTATTCCGCATGTACACACGCTATGCCGAAGAAAAAAAATGGAAACCCGGCATCCTGTCTGAGAGCGTGATCGGTGTGGGCGGCTACAAAGAGGTCATCTTTGAGGTCAAGGGGAATGGCGCGTATTCGAAATTGAAGTATGAATCGGGCGTGCATCGTGTGCAGCGCGTGCCGGCCACCGAAGCCCAGGGGCGCATCCACACCTCCACCGCCACTGTCGCGGTGATGGCGGAAGTGGACGAAGTCGAAGTGGACATCCCCGAAAGTGACATCGAATTTGAAGTTTTCCGTTCCTCCGGTGCAGGCGGGCAGAACGTGCAAAAGAATTCGACGGCAGTGCGTTTGACGCATAAGCCGTCGGGCATTGTCATCACCTGTCAGGATGAACGCTCGCAGTTGCAAAATAAACTGCGTGCCTTGAGCATTTTGCGTGCGCGCCTGTATGAAATGGAAGAGGCAAAACGACACGCGGAGGAGGAAGCCAACCGCCGCTCACAGGTCGGCTCCGGTGACCGCTCGGAGAAAATCCGCACGTATAATTATCCACAGAATCGCGTCACCGACCACCGCGTGGGATATTCAAGCTACAACCTGCCCGCCGTGATGGATGGAGACATTGACCAATTCATTGATGAACTATCGACCCGGGACGAGGCCGGCAAACTCGCTGCCTCTGGTGTAGATGACGACGAGTAA
- a CDS encoding response regulator: MKEVWIVDDDDEMGRAISLMLQLLECHTKIFNNPRPAAQALLAGGRPDLLVLDINMPEVSGLDMLEFLRRRNEWKDLPVIMLSSEAADVMVEKAMQMGADGYVMKPVTLDELEKAMSQAFYKRMKK, encoded by the coding sequence ATGAAGGAAGTTTGGATCGTTGACGACGACGACGAAATGGGCAGGGCGATCAGTTTGATGCTTCAGCTGCTGGAGTGTCATACAAAAATTTTCAACAACCCGCGCCCTGCCGCGCAGGCGTTGCTGGCCGGCGGGAGACCCGACCTCCTGGTGCTGGATATCAACATGCCCGAGGTGTCCGGTCTGGATATGCTGGAATTCCTGCGCCGTCGAAATGAATGGAAAGACCTGCCTGTCATCATGCTTTCCTCCGAGGCGGCGGATGTGATGGTGGAAAAAGCCATGCAAATGGGTGCGGACGGGTATGTGATGAAGCCTGTTACGCTCGATGAGCTGGAAAAGGCGATGTCGCAGGCATTTTACAAACGCATGAAGAAGTGA
- the uvrC gene encoding excinuclease ABC subunit UvrC, protein MEISEKIQGILATLPAKPGCYIYRNAEGTIIYIGKAINLKNRVRSYFHADLSHDGKTRRLVREIEDIEWIIVGSELEALILEMNLIKKHRPKYNIRLKDDKRYPYIKIHWNEPFPKVTVTRQMAEDGARYFGPYTSAWAVYQTLEVLRKIFPYLTCDREITGNDPRACLYHDIKLCTAPCIGAISQEGYRRVISDLMDFLSGHSEGIVQRLQNEMQKASDEVRFEKAAALRDQLKAIQSIIERQKIVFATDYQDSDVLAMARTDGEACVQIFFIRGGKLIGREYFILEGTEDTADTEVMAEFVKQFYTEAANIPEQVMLPQEIEERIIISQWLRSKRGGNKVELVVPREGQPHELVQMAAENASETLQALRAQWQADAHKQEQALGELQSALNLSAPPNRIECYDVSHTQGVATVGAMVVFEQGVPAKRLYRKFNIESTSIGAPDDFASMEEMLTRRFRRWKGSQETESKPGSRPDASFSFLPDLIIIDGGKGQLGRVVTVLEQFDLFGKVPVVGLAKQEEEVFFPHKREPLVLPRHSQGLYLVQRIRDEAHRYGITAHRKKRSKLGLASQLDSIPGIGPTRRKALLKHFGSMDKIRVATLAELAAVKGMNASAAESIKVYLE, encoded by the coding sequence ATGGAAATATCGGAGAAAATTCAAGGCATTCTTGCCACACTGCCCGCCAAACCGGGTTGTTATATCTACCGCAATGCCGAGGGTACGATCATTTACATTGGCAAAGCCATCAACCTCAAGAACCGCGTGCGGTCCTATTTTCATGCTGATTTAAGTCACGATGGAAAAACCCGGCGCCTCGTGCGTGAGATCGAGGATATCGAGTGGATCATCGTCGGGTCGGAGCTCGAGGCGCTCATCCTTGAGATGAACCTGATCAAGAAGCACCGCCCGAAATACAACATCCGCCTGAAGGATGATAAGCGGTACCCGTACATCAAAATCCACTGGAATGAGCCATTCCCCAAAGTGACCGTCACCCGCCAAATGGCGGAGGATGGGGCGCGCTATTTCGGTCCGTACACCTCGGCGTGGGCGGTGTATCAAACGCTTGAAGTCCTGCGGAAGATTTTTCCATATCTGACCTGTGACCGCGAAATTACAGGCAACGATCCGCGTGCGTGCCTGTACCACGACATCAAATTGTGCACTGCGCCTTGCATCGGGGCCATCTCACAGGAAGGTTACCGCCGGGTGATCTCCGACCTGATGGATTTCCTGAGCGGACACAGCGAAGGCATCGTCCAACGACTGCAAAACGAGATGCAAAAAGCATCGGACGAGGTGCGCTTTGAAAAAGCCGCCGCCTTGCGTGACCAGTTGAAAGCCATCCAGTCCATCATCGAGCGGCAGAAGATTGTCTTTGCGACCGACTATCAGGATTCGGATGTGCTTGCCATGGCACGCACGGACGGAGAAGCCTGCGTGCAGATTTTCTTCATCCGTGGCGGAAAATTGATCGGGCGCGAGTATTTCATCCTCGAAGGCACGGAGGATACCGCCGATACCGAGGTGATGGCGGAATTTGTCAAGCAGTTTTACACCGAAGCGGCGAACATTCCTGAGCAGGTGATGCTGCCGCAGGAGATCGAGGAAAGGATTATCATCTCGCAATGGCTGCGCTCCAAACGAGGCGGCAATAAAGTAGAATTAGTTGTGCCGCGGGAGGGTCAGCCGCATGAATTGGTACAAATGGCGGCCGAAAATGCGTCTGAAACCCTGCAAGCCTTGCGCGCCCAATGGCAGGCGGATGCGCACAAGCAGGAACAGGCGCTCGGTGAATTACAATCTGCTTTGAATCTGTCTGCGCCGCCGAACCGCATCGAATGTTATGATGTCAGTCACACGCAGGGTGTGGCAACTGTCGGTGCAATGGTGGTCTTTGAGCAGGGTGTGCCGGCCAAGAGGCTGTATCGCAAATTCAATATCGAAAGCACGAGCATCGGTGCGCCCGATGACTTCGCTTCGATGGAGGAAATGCTCACGCGCCGCTTCCGGCGCTGGAAAGGTTCGCAGGAAACCGAATCCAAGCCCGGGTCCAGGCCGGATGCGTCCTTTTCCTTCCTGCCTGATCTGATCATCATTGACGGCGGCAAGGGTCAGCTGGGCCGTGTGGTCACAGTCCTGGAGCAATTTGACCTGTTTGGCAAAGTGCCGGTGGTGGGACTGGCAAAACAGGAGGAGGAAGTTTTCTTCCCTCATAAGCGCGAACCCCTGGTCCTCCCCCGTCATTCGCAGGGATTGTACCTTGTGCAGCGCATTCGCGACGAGGCGCATCGCTATGGGATCACAGCCCACCGAAAAAAACGCTCGAAGCTGGGCCTTGCCTCCCAGCTGGATTCCATCCCCGGCATTGGTCCCACGAGAAGAAAAGCCCTCTTGAAACATTTCGGTTCTATGGATAAGATTAGGGTAGCGACCCTGGCAGAGTTAGCCGCAGTGAAGGGCATGAACGCATCTGCGGCGGAAAGCATTAAGGTATACCTCGAATGA
- a CDS encoding HAMP domain-containing sensor histidine kinase → MSASPTPKKRRIGRMLAFALFFIISALLFVGGAAALLYFLFSEYTGVRNIWLLACGAPVVVIALIILVVFNLYLRFGKPMENLFDAINAIEEGDLSVRVKENKDDMFSDLFKRFNKMVGELERADQQRRNLTADIAHELRTPLHIIQGNLEGVIDGVYQPTTEHIKDTLDETRLLTRLVNDLQTLSLAETGQLPLHPTRFLLADLIQDLTSSFASQAASLGIDLQTHLADTNQQVTADYDRLNQVLSNLISNALRHTPRGGTIFLETESGSNEERSVRIMVKDTGAGIASEDLPFIFDRFWRGDRSRSDRLHSGLGLAITKQLIQAHDGEISVQSEVGRRTTFTIELPEQIS, encoded by the coding sequence ATGTCAGCCTCCCCTACTCCCAAAAAACGACGCATTGGCCGCATGTTGGCGTTCGCGCTGTTCTTCATCATTTCCGCCCTGCTTTTCGTTGGCGGCGCGGCGGCGCTGCTCTACTTCCTCTTTTCGGAATACACAGGGGTCCGCAACATCTGGCTTCTCGCCTGCGGCGCGCCTGTGGTTGTGATTGCGCTCATCATCCTCGTTGTCTTCAACCTCTACCTCCGCTTCGGCAAGCCGATGGAAAATCTCTTCGATGCCATCAACGCCATCGAGGAGGGCGACCTGTCGGTGCGCGTGAAGGAAAACAAAGACGACATGTTCAGCGACCTGTTCAAGCGCTTCAACAAAATGGTCGGCGAACTCGAGCGCGCCGACCAGCAGCGCCGCAACCTCACCGCCGACATCGCCCACGAACTGCGCACGCCGCTCCACATCATTCAAGGAAACCTCGAGGGCGTCATCGACGGTGTCTATCAGCCAACCACCGAACACATCAAGGACACGTTGGACGAGACCCGCCTGCTCACCCGCCTCGTGAACGACCTGCAAACCCTGTCCCTCGCCGAAACGGGACAACTTCCGCTTCACCCCACCCGCTTCCTGCTTGCCGACCTGATCCAGGATCTCACTTCGAGCTTTGCCTCCCAAGCCGCCTCCCTCGGCATTGACCTGCAAACGCACCTCGCCGACACAAATCAACAAGTCACTGCCGATTACGACAGGCTCAATCAAGTGCTGTCCAATTTGATCTCAAACGCCCTGCGCCACACGCCTCGAGGCGGGACAATTTTCCTCGAAACGGAATCAGGTTCGAACGAGGAAAGAAGCGTGCGGATCATGGTCAAAGATACGGGTGCGGGGATCGCATCCGAAGATCTGCCCTTCATCTTCGACCGTTTCTGGCGCGGCGACAGGTCGCGCAGTGACCGCCTACACAGCGGGCTGGGATTGGCAATCACAAAACAACTAATCCAGGCGCATGACGGGGAGATCTCCGTGCAGAGCGAGGTCGGCAGGCGAACGACCTTTACGATTGAATTGCCGGAACAAATTTCATAA
- a CDS encoding response regulator transcription factor — protein MSSLILVVDDEPKVARLARDYLEKNGFRVLTAADGQSALTLARRERPDLVILDLMLPVIDGREVCRILRRESDVPIIMLTALSEEIDQVTGLEIGADDYITKPFSVRALVARARALLRRTRGEVKAPGIVRVGGLEIDSEKYSVMFNDNPIKLTPNEFKLLHLLASRAGQTFTREQLLETLHGAASSFDRSVDSHIKNLRKKLEAASGQSVIETVYGIGYRFIEPNS, from the coding sequence ATGTCCTCCCTCATCCTCGTCGTGGACGACGAACCCAAGGTCGCCCGCCTCGCCCGAGACTATCTGGAGAAGAACGGGTTCCGCGTCCTCACCGCCGCAGACGGTCAATCTGCGCTGACGCTTGCCCGCCGCGAAAGACCCGACCTCGTCATCCTCGACCTGATGCTCCCCGTCATTGATGGGCGCGAGGTCTGCCGCATCCTGCGCCGCGAAAGCGATGTACCCATCATCATGCTCACCGCGCTCTCCGAGGAAATTGACCAGGTCACGGGTCTGGAAATCGGCGCGGACGATTACATCACCAAGCCTTTCTCTGTCCGTGCCTTGGTGGCACGGGCGCGCGCGCTCCTCCGCCGCACGCGTGGGGAAGTCAAAGCGCCGGGGATTGTTCGCGTCGGTGGGCTTGAAATTGACTCGGAAAAATATTCAGTCATGTTCAACGATAACCCAATCAAACTCACACCCAACGAATTCAAACTGCTCCACCTCCTCGCCAGCCGTGCAGGTCAAACCTTCACGCGCGAACAACTGCTCGAAACCCTGCATGGCGCTGCCTCCAGTTTTGACCGCAGTGTGGACTCGCACATCAAGAACCTGCGCAAGAAACTAGAAGCCGCATCCGGCCAATCCGTGATCGAAACCGTCTACGGTATTGGCTATCGCTTTATTGAACCGAACTCCTGA